In Bradyrhizobium guangxiense, the following are encoded in one genomic region:
- a CDS encoding YihY/virulence factor BrkB family protein: MLMRRSEQIDSWLLVAATAVFVLTAERYFQDGGLVSSGPPQDHRKGEANSPETHPARAAVQPGHGRHAKSPFDIPWKGWKDIFWRTYQRIDEDRLLATAGGVVFFGLLAIFPAVTALVSSYGLFADPKTISANLQTLATMLPEGSFQIVEEQVARVVSHGNTTLGATFLLGLLLAIWSANAGVKAIFDALNVAYEEREKRSFIKLNMVSLAFTVGGIVALLVMVGVVVAFPLALNHLGMAPESKLIVALARWPLMFLILLVALAILSRFAPSRDAPRWQWLSLGAVIAAILWIAGSALLSWYLSEFANYNATYGSLGAAIGLMMWMWMSAIVIMFGAELNSEIERQTLRDTTPGRPKPLGSREAVSADTVGAAAPA; this comes from the coding sequence ATGCTGATGCGGCGCTCCGAACAGATCGACTCCTGGCTGCTGGTGGCGGCGACGGCCGTCTTCGTGCTGACGGCGGAGCGCTACTTTCAGGACGGAGGCTTGGTCTCATCCGGGCCGCCCCAGGACCATCGCAAGGGCGAGGCGAATTCACCGGAAACGCACCCCGCGCGCGCGGCGGTGCAGCCCGGCCATGGGCGCCATGCCAAGAGCCCGTTTGATATCCCCTGGAAGGGCTGGAAGGATATCTTCTGGCGGACCTATCAGCGCATCGATGAGGATCGCCTGCTTGCGACGGCGGGCGGCGTCGTGTTCTTCGGGCTGCTTGCGATCTTTCCGGCGGTTACGGCGCTGGTCTCCTCCTATGGCCTGTTCGCCGATCCCAAGACCATCAGCGCCAATCTCCAGACGCTCGCGACCATGCTGCCCGAGGGCTCGTTCCAGATCGTCGAGGAGCAGGTGGCGCGCGTGGTCTCGCATGGCAACACCACGCTCGGTGCCACGTTCCTGCTCGGCCTTCTGCTGGCGATCTGGAGCGCCAATGCCGGCGTCAAGGCGATCTTCGACGCGCTCAACGTCGCCTATGAGGAGCGCGAGAAGCGCAGCTTCATCAAGCTCAACATGGTGTCGCTGGCCTTCACGGTCGGCGGCATCGTGGCACTGTTGGTGATGGTGGGCGTTGTCGTGGCCTTCCCGCTGGCGCTCAATCATCTCGGCATGGCGCCTGAAAGCAAGCTGATCGTCGCGCTGGCACGATGGCCGCTGATGTTCCTCATCCTGCTGGTGGCGCTTGCGATCCTCTCCCGCTTCGCGCCGAGCCGCGACGCCCCGCGCTGGCAATGGTTGAGCCTCGGCGCGGTGATCGCCGCCATCCTCTGGATCGCGGGCTCGGCGCTGCTGTCCTGGTATCTCTCGGAGTTTGCCAACTACAATGCGACCTACGGCTCGCTTGGTGCGGCGATCGGCCTGATGATGTGGATGTGGATGTCGGCGATCGTCATCATGTTCGGCGCCGAGCTGAATTCGGAGATCGAACGGCAGACGCTGAGAGACACGACGCCCGGTCGTCCCAAGCCGCTGGGCAGCCGCGAGGCTGTCTCCGCCGACACGGTCGGAGCCGCTGCCCCAGCCTGA
- a CDS encoding phage holin family protein, with amino-acid sequence MLAPSGELLRAGMALKLNHVKRAAQSYLRDQTSQATGKVTSYAVAGGLFAVAALFVVAAFFVGLIALYRWVAITHGQFWGFGAVGGLLLVLAAVCAGVAMAQMKRKAKPVVPLASRLRVAIATPRIPRGTVKEAVKEVATTIPLAPLSPGERRHGARAWPVRGNRPVQLGLMLAAIGLAGFTAARRRRHGHRLDA; translated from the coding sequence ATGCTCGCGCCATCGGGCGAATTGCTGCGCGCCGGCATGGCGCTGAAGCTCAATCACGTCAAACGCGCCGCTCAATCCTATCTGCGTGACCAGACCAGCCAGGCAACCGGCAAGGTGACGTCTTACGCCGTGGCCGGCGGGCTGTTCGCGGTGGCGGCTCTATTCGTCGTGGCGGCCTTCTTCGTCGGGCTGATCGCCCTGTACCGCTGGGTCGCCATCACCCACGGCCAGTTCTGGGGTTTCGGTGCCGTGGGTGGATTGCTGCTGGTGCTGGCGGCGGTCTGCGCTGGCGTGGCAATGGCGCAGATGAAGCGCAAGGCCAAGCCGGTCGTGCCACTTGCCAGCCGGCTGCGTGTGGCGATCGCAACCCCGCGGATTCCGCGCGGAACGGTCAAAGAGGCCGTGAAAGAGGTCGCGACCACGATTCCCCTTGCGCCGCTCTCGCCGGGCGAGCGCCGCCATGGGGCGAGAGCCTGGCCTGTTCGCGGCAACCGACCCGTGCAGCTTGGCCTGATGCTCGCTGCGATCGGATTAGCGGGGTTCACGGCGGCGCGCCGCCGCCGTCACGGTCACAGATTGGACGCATGA
- the prmB gene encoding 50S ribosomal protein L3 N(5)-glutamine methyltransferase, whose product MARASKKAARGRAAPKPVKMGPGELLTLLDFVRYAVSRFVEAKLAFAHGTTDPVAEAIFLVSEALHLTPDQFEGFAHARVTVAESRTLLDLIHQRVTTRKPAAYLVNKVYMRGLPFYVDERVIVPRSFIGELLDSHFGGDGEAGSLIDDPTAVERVLDLCTGSACLAILAAHHFPNATVDAVDISKGALEVAARNVAEFGLGDRISLYRGDLFAPLGDNRYDLIITNPPYVDAEGMAALPPECRAEPKLAFDGGADGLDVVRRILREAPDHLTGDGGLICEIGRGRELVDEAFPELPLLWLDTEDSEGEVFWISAADLG is encoded by the coding sequence ATGGCAAGAGCATCCAAAAAGGCCGCGCGAGGCCGCGCTGCGCCGAAGCCTGTGAAAATGGGTCCCGGCGAGCTTCTCACGCTGCTCGACTTCGTCCGCTATGCGGTGAGCCGCTTTGTCGAGGCGAAGCTCGCCTTTGCCCATGGCACGACCGACCCGGTCGCGGAAGCCATTTTCCTGGTCTCTGAGGCGCTGCATCTCACTCCCGACCAGTTCGAGGGCTTTGCCCACGCACGTGTCACCGTCGCGGAGAGCAGGACCCTCCTCGATCTCATCCATCAGCGCGTCACCACGCGCAAACCGGCCGCCTACCTCGTCAACAAGGTCTACATGCGCGGCCTGCCCTTCTATGTCGACGAGCGCGTCATTGTTCCACGCTCCTTCATCGGCGAGCTCCTGGATTCGCATTTCGGCGGCGACGGCGAGGCTGGATCGCTGATCGACGATCCCACCGCGGTCGAGCGCGTGCTCGATCTCTGCACAGGGTCGGCGTGTCTCGCCATCCTCGCCGCGCACCATTTCCCCAACGCCACCGTTGATGCCGTCGACATCTCCAAGGGCGCGCTCGAAGTCGCCGCACGAAATGTCGCGGAGTTCGGGCTCGGGGACCGCATCAGCCTCTATCGCGGCGACCTGTTCGCCCCGCTCGGCGACAACAGATACGATCTGATCATCACCAACCCGCCTTACGTCGATGCCGAAGGCATGGCCGCGCTGCCGCCGGAATGCCGTGCCGAGCCGAAGCTTGCCTTCGACGGCGGCGCCGACGGCCTCGATGTAGTGCGCCGAATTCTGCGCGAGGCCCCCGACCATCTGACGGGCGACGGCGGGCTGATCTGCGAGATCGGCCGCGGCCGGGAATTGGTCGACGAGGCCTTTCCGGAACTGCCGCTGCTCTGGCTCGACACCGAGGACTCCGAGGGCGAGGTGTTCTGGATTTCGGCTGCCGATCTCGGCTGA
- a CDS encoding molybdenum cofactor biosynthesis protein MoaE produces the protein MISPVTACPVTIRIQEDDFDIAREIAVLTRSRTDIGAVVSFSGICRADEDSAKISALTLEHYPGMAEEEIGRHADEATSRWPLNGVTVIHRVGRFMPGQNIVLVLTASQHRQAAFEAAEFLMDYLKTSAPFWKKEESAAGTGWVEAQARDDEAAARWTKS, from the coding sequence ATGATCTCCCCTGTCACCGCCTGCCCCGTCACCATCCGCATCCAGGAGGACGATTTCGACATCGCGCGCGAGATCGCGGTCCTGACCAGGAGCCGCACCGACATCGGTGCCGTCGTGAGCTTTTCCGGTATCTGCCGCGCCGACGAGGACAGCGCCAAGATTTCGGCGCTCACGCTCGAACATTATCCGGGCATGGCCGAGGAAGAGATCGGGCGTCATGCCGATGAGGCGACCTCGCGCTGGCCGCTGAACGGCGTCACGGTGATCCATCGCGTCGGCCGCTTCATGCCGGGCCAGAACATCGTGCTGGTGCTGACCGCCTCGCAGCATCGCCAGGCCGCGTTCGAGGCGGCCGAGTTCCTGATGGACTACCTCAAGACCAGCGCCCCGTTCTGGAAGAAGGAAGAGAGCGCCGCCGGCACCGGCTGGGTCGAGGCCCAGGCCCGTGACGACGAGGCCGCCGCACGCTGGACCAAATCCTGA
- the moaD gene encoding molybdopterin converting factor subunit 1, producing MKVKYFAWVRERVGKAEETIEPPASVRTVEELIAWLSGQSEAYAYAFEKPKVIRTAIDHAHVKSDAAIAGAREIAFSPPMTGG from the coding sequence ATGAAGGTGAAGTATTTCGCCTGGGTGCGCGAGCGCGTCGGCAAGGCGGAGGAGACCATCGAGCCGCCCGCGAGCGTGCGCACGGTCGAGGAGCTGATCGCCTGGCTGTCCGGCCAAAGCGAGGCTTACGCCTACGCATTCGAGAAGCCGAAGGTGATCCGCACCGCCATCGACCACGCCCACGTCAAATCGGACGCTGCGATCGCGGGCGCCCGTGAAATCGCTTTTTCCCCGCCGATGACCGGCGGCTAG
- the pgsA gene encoding CDP-diacylglycerol--glycerol-3-phosphate 3-phosphatidyltransferase — protein sequence MNIATTRGTTSRAMSLPNLLTYGRIAAIPVVVGCIYAQSILDQPLWLRWVAVAIFIAAAVTDYLDGYYARIWNQQSAFGRMLDPIADKLLVASCLLMLAADGIIHGWSLWAAIVILCREILVSGLREYLAALRVSVPVTKLAKWKTTVQLVAIGFLLAGPAGDEVVPVVSMIGLALLWASAILTIYTGYDYFRAGIHHLIKEDEG from the coding sequence ATGAACATCGCCACGACACGAGGGACGACCAGCCGCGCGATGTCCCTCCCGAACCTTCTGACCTATGGCCGGATCGCAGCGATCCCGGTCGTGGTCGGATGCATCTATGCGCAATCGATTCTGGATCAGCCGCTCTGGTTGCGCTGGGTCGCGGTCGCCATTTTCATTGCGGCTGCGGTCACCGATTACCTCGACGGCTATTACGCGCGGATCTGGAATCAGCAATCGGCGTTCGGCCGGATGCTCGATCCGATCGCCGACAAGCTGCTGGTCGCCTCGTGCCTGCTGATGCTGGCCGCCGACGGCATCATTCATGGCTGGTCGTTGTGGGCCGCCATCGTGATCCTGTGCCGCGAGATCCTGGTCTCGGGTCTGCGCGAATATCTCGCCGCGCTCCGCGTCAGCGTGCCCGTGACCAAGCTTGCGAAGTGGAAGACCACGGTGCAGCTCGTTGCGATCGGCTTTCTGCTCGCGGGCCCCGCCGGTGACGAGGTGGTGCCCGTGGTCTCGATGATCGGATTGGCGTTGCTGTGGGCGTCGGCCATCCTGACCATCTACACCGGATACGATTACTTCCGTGCCGGCATCCATCACCTCATCAAGGAGGACGAGGGATGA
- the uvrC gene encoding excinuclease ABC subunit UvrC, giving the protein MVHDSTDNPDDRARKSPRAAASDTPPDLDPATTGGDDEDEARLPDILEESGAVGEEPLATGHEAIERAVRLAPTSPGVYRMLSANADVLYVGKAKNVKKRLSSYARQSAPLPARILRMIAATVTVEIVSTNTETEALLLEANLIKQLRPRFNVQLRDDKSFPYILITGDHWAPQILKHRGAQSRPGRYFGPFASAGAVNRTITALQRAFLIRSCTDSFFESRTRPCLLYQIRRCAGPCTREIDFGGYTTLVREASDFLSGKSHAVKQELAGEMEKAAGELEFERAALYRDRLAALSAIQSQQGINPRTVEEADVFAIHQEGGFSCVEVFFFRTGQNWGNRAYFPRAEKTFTPEEVLGSFLAQFYDDKPPPRNILLSHEIEESELLANALAIKAGHKVEVTAPKRGEKKELVAHALTNAREALGRKLADTATQSRLLEAMAATLSLPHPPKRIEVYDNSHIQGTNAVGAMIVAGPDGFVKNQYRKFNIKSEGITPGDDFAMMREVLERRFKRLINPPEDSGTKAKDDDFPQWPDLVIIDGGRGQLNAVREIFANLGLTQVSLMSVAKGPDRDAGRETLFMPEREAIKLEPRDPVLYFIQRLRDEAHRFVIGSHRKLRKKDIREAGLQEIPGIGPSRKRALLHHFGTLKEIERASIADLGKVPGVSAESARRIFEYFHPQPG; this is encoded by the coding sequence ATGGTTCACGATTCCACCGACAATCCGGACGACCGCGCGCGCAAATCGCCGCGGGCTGCCGCGAGCGACACGCCGCCCGACCTCGATCCCGCCACGACCGGGGGCGACGACGAGGACGAGGCGCGGCTGCCCGATATCCTCGAAGAGAGCGGCGCCGTCGGCGAGGAGCCGCTGGCAACCGGCCACGAGGCGATCGAACGCGCGGTTCGGCTCGCCCCGACCTCGCCCGGCGTCTATCGCATGCTCAGTGCGAATGCCGACGTGCTCTATGTCGGCAAGGCCAAAAACGTCAAAAAGCGCCTCTCCAGCTACGCGCGGCAAAGCGCGCCGCTGCCCGCCCGCATCCTGCGCATGATCGCCGCCACCGTGACCGTGGAGATCGTCTCGACCAACACCGAGACCGAGGCGCTGCTGCTGGAAGCCAACCTGATCAAGCAGCTGCGGCCGCGCTTCAACGTGCAGCTGCGCGACGACAAGTCGTTTCCCTATATCCTGATCACCGGCGACCATTGGGCGCCGCAAATCCTGAAACATCGCGGTGCGCAGAGCCGGCCCGGACGCTATTTCGGTCCGTTCGCCTCCGCCGGCGCGGTCAACCGCACCATCACAGCGCTGCAGCGCGCATTCCTGATCCGCTCCTGCACCGATTCCTTCTTCGAGAGCCGCACCCGGCCCTGCCTGCTCTACCAGATCCGCCGCTGCGCCGGCCCCTGCACCCGCGAGATCGATTTCGGCGGCTACACGACGCTGGTGCGCGAGGCGAGCGACTTCCTGTCCGGCAAGAGCCATGCGGTGAAGCAGGAGCTTGCCGGCGAGATGGAGAAGGCGGCCGGCGAGCTCGAGTTCGAGCGCGCCGCGCTGTACCGCGACCGCCTCGCCGCGCTGTCGGCGATCCAGTCGCAGCAGGGCATCAATCCGCGCACAGTCGAGGAAGCCGACGTGTTCGCCATCCATCAGGAGGGCGGCTTCTCCTGCGTCGAGGTGTTCTTCTTCCGCACCGGCCAGAACTGGGGCAACCGCGCTTATTTTCCGCGCGCGGAGAAGACATTCACCCCGGAGGAGGTGCTCGGCTCCTTCCTCGCCCAGTTCTACGACGACAAGCCGCCGCCGAGGAACATCCTGCTCTCGCACGAGATCGAGGAGAGCGAGCTGCTCGCCAATGCGCTGGCGATCAAGGCCGGCCACAAGGTCGAGGTCACCGCGCCCAAGCGCGGCGAGAAGAAGGAGCTGGTCGCCCACGCGCTGACCAATGCGCGTGAGGCCCTCGGCCGCAAGCTCGCCGACACCGCCACCCAAAGCCGCCTGCTCGAGGCCATGGCCGCGACGCTGAGCCTGCCGCATCCGCCCAAGCGCATCGAGGTCTACGACAACAGCCACATCCAGGGCACCAACGCAGTCGGCGCCATGATCGTCGCCGGCCCCGACGGCTTCGTGAAGAACCAGTACCGCAAGTTCAACATCAAGTCGGAAGGGATCACGCCCGGCGACGACTTCGCCATGATGCGCGAGGTGCTGGAGCGCCGCTTCAAGCGCCTGATCAACCCGCCCGAGGATTCCGGCACCAAGGCCAAGGACGACGATTTCCCGCAATGGCCCGACCTCGTCATCATCGACGGCGGCCGCGGCCAGCTCAACGCCGTCCGCGAGATCTTCGCAAATCTCGGCCTGACCCAGGTCTCGCTGATGTCGGTCGCCAAGGGACCGGACCGGGATGCCGGCCGCGAGACCCTGTTCATGCCGGAACGCGAGGCCATCAAGCTGGAGCCGCGTGACCCCGTGCTCTATTTCATCCAGCGCCTGCGCGACGAGGCCCACCGCTTCGTCATCGGCTCGCACCGCAAGCTGCGCAAGAAGGACATCCGCGAGGCCGGTTTGCAGGAGATTCCGGGCATCGGCCCGTCGCGCAAACGTGCCCTGCTGCATCATTTCGGGACCCTGAAGGAGATCGAACGCGCCTCGATCGCCGATCTCGGTAAGGTTCCGGGGGTGAGTGCCGAAAGCGCCCGCAGGATTTTCGAGTATTTCCATCCCCAGCCGGGGTGA
- a CDS encoding outer membrane protein produces the protein MKRLVVGAAALVAAGWTASAEAADLNYGQRAPYTVNQPLNAYSWAGPYLGGNIGYEWGSVDNNPAKPSGFVGGVQAGYNFQNGPWVFGVEGDIQATGADDTFAPWKFSNPWFGTLRGRAGYAFSNVMFYGTAGLAFGELRGQTFGWAESHTTAGWTIGAGAEVGLAPNWSAKLEYLYIDLSTSQFAITGVSNGYSASVVRAGVNYHF, from the coding sequence ATGAAGAGGCTCGTTGTGGGCGCGGCCGCGCTGGTTGCAGCCGGCTGGACAGCTTCGGCAGAGGCCGCCGATCTCAATTACGGGCAGCGTGCGCCCTATACCGTCAACCAGCCGCTCAATGCGTATAGCTGGGCCGGTCCCTATCTCGGCGGCAACATTGGCTACGAATGGGGCTCGGTCGACAACAATCCCGCGAAGCCGTCGGGCTTCGTCGGCGGCGTGCAGGCCGGCTACAATTTCCAGAACGGCCCATGGGTGTTTGGCGTCGAGGGCGACATCCAGGCCACTGGCGCCGACGATACCTTCGCGCCGTGGAAATTCTCCAATCCCTGGTTCGGCACCCTGCGCGGCCGCGCCGGCTACGCCTTCAGCAACGTGATGTTCTACGGCACCGCCGGCCTCGCCTTTGGCGAACTGCGTGGGCAGACCTTCGGCTGGGCGGAATCGCACACCACCGCCGGCTGGACCATCGGCGCCGGTGCGGAAGTCGGCCTGGCTCCGAACTGGAGCGCCAAGCTCGAGTATCTCTACATCGATCTGTCGACGAGTCAGTTCGCAATCACGGGCGTGTCAAACGGCTATAGCGCCAGCGTTGTTCGCGCGGGCGTGAACTATCACTTCTGA
- a CDS encoding cold-shock protein, which produces MAMTGTVKFFNGERGYGFIKPDDGGRDVFVHITAVERAGLKDLAEGQRITFEVEPDKKGKGPKAVNLVILS; this is translated from the coding sequence ATGGCCATGACGGGAACGGTTAAGTTTTTCAACGGCGAACGCGGCTACGGTTTCATCAAGCCTGACGACGGCGGCCGCGACGTGTTCGTGCACATTACTGCTGTGGAGCGGGCCGGACTGAAGGACCTCGCGGAAGGGCAGCGCATTACTTTCGAAGTCGAGCCGGACAAGAAGGGGAAGGGACCGAAGGCGGTTAACCTGGTCATCCTCTCCTAG
- a CDS encoding 23S rRNA (adenine(2030)-N(6))-methyltransferase RlmJ, giving the protein MNYRHAFHAGNFADVIKHIVLARIITYLQEKPGAFRVIDTHAGAGLYDLDSDEARRSGEWLTGIARLMQARLSNESAALTKPYLDIVRAFNPKGELRAYPGSPLIARGLLRPQDRLVACELEPKARKALIDVLRRDEQARVVDIDGWVALPAFVPPKERRGLVLIDPPFEAKDEFERLSEAFSTAFAKWPTGIYVIWYPAKNRRATDTLAQTVARLAAAAKPPGKCLRLEFSVAPQLDGGALASTGLLIVNPPYTLQGELKTILPELEIPLGQGGAARFRLEVPKP; this is encoded by the coding sequence ATGAACTACCGCCACGCTTTCCACGCCGGCAACTTCGCCGATGTCATCAAGCACATCGTGCTGGCGCGCATCATCACCTATCTGCAGGAGAAGCCTGGGGCGTTCCGCGTCATCGACACCCATGCCGGGGCCGGCCTCTACGACCTCGACAGCGACGAAGCGCGCCGGAGCGGCGAATGGCTGACGGGCATCGCGCGGCTGATGCAAGCGCGCCTGTCGAACGAGAGCGCGGCGCTGACCAAGCCCTATCTCGACATCGTCCGCGCCTTCAATCCGAAGGGCGAGCTCAGGGCCTATCCGGGCTCGCCGTTGATCGCGCGCGGCCTGCTGCGGCCGCAGGACCGGCTCGTCGCCTGCGAGCTCGAGCCGAAGGCGCGAAAGGCCCTGATCGACGTGCTGCGCCGCGACGAACAGGCCCGCGTGGTCGATATCGACGGCTGGGTGGCGCTGCCGGCCTTCGTGCCGCCAAAAGAGCGGCGCGGCCTCGTGCTGATCGATCCGCCGTTCGAGGCCAAGGACGAGTTCGAGCGGCTGAGCGAGGCCTTCTCCACCGCCTTCGCCAAATGGCCCACCGGTATCTATGTCATCTGGTATCCGGCCAAGAACCGGCGTGCCACCGATACGCTGGCCCAAACGGTCGCCCGGCTCGCAGCTGCAGCAAAACCACCCGGAAAATGTCTGCGCCTCGAGTTCAGCGTCGCGCCCCAGCTCGACGGCGGGGCCCTCGCCTCGACCGGGCTCCTGATCGTCAATCCGCCCTACACGCTGCAGGGCGAGCTCAAGACGATCCTGCCTGAGCTGGAAATACCGCTCGGCCAGGGTGGCGCTGCCAGATTCCGATTGGAGGTCCCCAAGCCCTGA
- a CDS encoding ribonuclease T2 family protein codes for MFHSRLHSFSRLVISLALSLILAAGLASFAGDAKAQDKRQNTPGEFDFYVLSLSWSPSFCEEAAERGGRSQIQCGGRPYAFVVHGLWPQYENGFPEYCQRPAPRLNRSIVSSMLDLMPAPGLIFNEWDKHGTCAGLTDRSYFETIRKARAAIKIPAEYLDLSQTKTVAPAEVEEAFIKANPGLSSTAVSVTCNRTRLSEVRICLSKDLQFRACDEIERRACRRDQVTMPPIRGG; via the coding sequence ATGTTTCATTCCAGATTGCATTCGTTTTCTCGCCTGGTGATCTCGCTGGCCCTTTCCCTGATCCTGGCCGCGGGCCTGGCCTCGTTCGCCGGCGACGCGAAGGCGCAGGACAAGCGGCAGAACACGCCCGGCGAGTTCGATTTCTATGTGCTGTCGCTGTCGTGGTCGCCCTCGTTTTGCGAGGAGGCGGCCGAGCGCGGCGGCCGCTCCCAGATCCAGTGCGGCGGACGGCCCTATGCCTTCGTGGTGCATGGGCTGTGGCCGCAATATGAGAACGGCTTCCCGGAATATTGCCAGCGGCCCGCACCGCGGCTGAACCGCAGCATCGTCTCCTCGATGCTTGATCTGATGCCGGCGCCGGGGCTGATCTTCAACGAGTGGGACAAGCACGGCACCTGCGCTGGGCTGACCGATCGCAGCTATTTCGAGACGATCCGCAAAGCGCGCGCGGCGATCAAGATACCGGCCGAATATCTCGATTTGTCGCAGACTAAGACGGTGGCGCCGGCCGAGGTCGAGGAAGCCTTCATCAAGGCCAATCCGGGGCTGAGCAGCACCGCCGTCTCGGTCACCTGCAACCGGACCAGGCTCTCCGAGGTCCGCATCTGCCTCAGCAAGGACCTGCAATTCCGCGCCTGCGACGAGATCGAACGCCGCGCCTGCCGCCGCGATCAGGTGACCATGCCGCCGATCAGGGGCGGTTAG
- a CDS encoding DUF3617 domain-containing protein — MTRKLALLGSMLCLVVSAGGASADDLPVRKAGLWEMKLVTSGSPVPEMTMQHCTDETVDKEMSNNVSPMAKQICAKQEIKKTATGYVSDSECSVAGVNTTSHAEITGDFNSAYTVKTSSHAQGGVAGAAGRDTNMTLQAKWLGACKPDQKPGDIVMPGGFKMNVRDMDKLKALLPK, encoded by the coding sequence ATGACGCGCAAACTCGCTTTGCTCGGCTCGATGCTTTGCCTCGTGGTGTCGGCGGGCGGCGCTAGCGCCGACGATCTGCCGGTGCGCAAGGCCGGTCTTTGGGAGATGAAGCTGGTCACATCAGGCTCGCCCGTGCCCGAGATGACCATGCAGCACTGCACCGACGAGACCGTCGACAAGGAGATGAGCAACAACGTCTCCCCGATGGCGAAGCAGATCTGCGCCAAGCAGGAAATCAAGAAGACGGCGACCGGCTATGTCAGCGATTCCGAGTGCAGCGTCGCCGGCGTGAACACGACGTCGCATGCCGAGATCACGGGCGATTTCAACTCGGCCTACACGGTGAAGACCTCCTCGCACGCACAAGGCGGCGTCGCTGGCGCTGCGGGGCGCGATACCAATATGACGCTGCAAGCCAAATGGCTTGGCGCCTGCAAGCCGGACCAGAAGCCTGGCGACATCGTAATGCCCGGCGGCTTCAAGATGAATGTGCGCGACATGGACAAGCTGAAGGCGCTCTTGCCGAAGTAG
- a CDS encoding ATP-binding protein — protein sequence MSTIDTGLTLLKSAAGRVSAANGWMGNAFKGWMPTGLYARALLIMIVPMVVLQSVVAFVFMERHWNTVTRRLSAAVVQDIAALIDVYKGYPQDRDRDQIRRIAQQRLGLVVDFLPAGDMPPPGPKPFFSLLDQTLSVQLGRQIGRSFWIDTVGRSNLVEIRIQLDDAVMRVFAQRSAAYASNSEIFLFWMVGTSSILLIVAVLFLRNQIKPILRLADAAESFGKGREAPNFRPRGAREVRRAAVAFLEMKSRIERTMEQRTAMLAGVSHDLRTILTRFKLELALIGDSPELDGMRKDVDEMSMMLEDYLAFARGDSGEQSQPTDMAQALEELRSDAERHGHTATVAFHGLPVVTVKPASFKRCLANLVTNAARYGKSIAISGQRDHRYLTVTVDDDGPGIPTHLREEVLKPFLRLDNARNQDEGGTGLGLAIARDIARSHGGDITLGDSPMGGLRASVRIPV from the coding sequence ATGAGCACGATCGATACCGGCCTGACGCTTTTGAAGAGCGCTGCCGGCCGCGTCTCGGCCGCTAATGGCTGGATGGGCAACGCGTTCAAGGGCTGGATGCCGACCGGCCTCTACGCCCGCGCGCTCCTCATCATGATCGTGCCGATGGTGGTGCTGCAATCGGTCGTCGCCTTCGTGTTCATGGAGCGGCACTGGAACACGGTGACGCGCCGATTGTCCGCCGCGGTGGTGCAGGACATCGCCGCGCTGATCGACGTCTACAAGGGCTATCCGCAGGACCGGGATCGCGACCAGATCCGCCGCATCGCGCAGCAGCGCCTCGGCCTCGTCGTGGATTTCCTGCCCGCCGGCGACATGCCGCCGCCGGGGCCAAAACCGTTCTTCTCGCTGCTCGACCAGACGCTGTCGGTGCAGCTCGGGCGCCAGATCGGACGCTCGTTCTGGATCGACACCGTCGGCCGCTCCAATCTCGTCGAGATCCGCATCCAGCTCGACGATGCCGTAATGCGCGTGTTCGCGCAGCGCAGCGCCGCCTATGCCTCCAACTCGGAGATCTTCCTGTTCTGGATGGTCGGCACGTCCTCGATCCTTTTGATCGTCGCGGTGCTGTTCCTGCGCAACCAGATCAAGCCGATCCTGCGCCTTGCCGACGCCGCGGAGAGTTTCGGCAAGGGCCGCGAGGCACCGAATTTCCGGCCGCGCGGCGCGCGCGAGGTGCGGCGCGCGGCGGTCGCCTTCCTCGAAATGAAGTCGCGCATCGAGCGCACGATGGAGCAGCGCACCGCGATGCTCGCCGGCGTCAGCCACGATCTGCGCACCATCCTGACCCGCTTCAAGCTCGAGCTGGCGCTGATCGGCGACAGCCCGGAGCTCGACGGGATGCGCAAGGACGTCGACGAGATGTCGATGATGCTGGAGGATTACCTTGCCTTCGCGCGCGGCGATTCCGGCGAGCAGTCGCAGCCGACCGACATGGCACAGGCGCTCGAGGAGCTGCGCAGCGACGCCGAGCGCCATGGCCACACCGCGACCGTTGCCTTCCACGGCCTGCCCGTGGTGACGGTGAAGCCGGCCTCGTTCAAGCGCTGCCTGGCCAACCTCGTCACCAACGCGGCGCGCTACGGCAAGAGCATCGCCATCAGCGGCCAGCGCGATCACCGTTATTTGACCGTGACGGTCGACGACGACGGCCCCGGCATTCCCACGCATTTGCGCGAAGAGGTGTTAAAGCCGTTCCTGCGGCTGGACAACGCCCGCAACCAGGACGAAGGCGGCACCGGCCTCGGCCTTGCCATCGCCCGCGACATCGCCCGCTCGCATGGCGGCGACATCACGCTGGGTGACAGCCCGATGGGGGGATTGAGGGCGAGCGTGCGGATTCCGGTGTAG